GAATGTTGCCCGTCTTGGAAACAAATATCTGGCTGACGAAGAGCCATGGAAAGTCATCAAAGACAATCCGGAAAGAGTAAAGACCCAAATGTATGTTGCCTTGCAGATTGCAGGCGCACTGAGTGTATTAGCAGAACCTTTCCTACCTTTCACAGCCCAAAAACTGGCCCGAATTTTAAAGACAGAAAACAAGCTCTCATGGAATGACATTTCTGAAAATTCAGACCTGATTTCTGCAGGACATAAAATTGGTGAAGCCGAATTGCTTTTTGCAAAAATCGAAGACGAAGAAATACAAAAACAGGTAGATAAATTGGAAGCTACAAAAACAGCCAACAAGGCAGAAAACAAAAAAGCAGAACCTCAAAAAGACCTGATTCAATATGAGGATTTTGCAAAAATGGACCTGCGTGTCGGAACCATTCTTGAAGCAGAAAAAATGCCTAAGGCAAATAAACTTCTTGTCCTCAAAATAGACACGGGAATCGATATCAGAACTATTGTTTCGGGTATAGCAGAAAGCTTTACACCAGAAGAGATTATTGGAAAAAAAGTTACCGTTTTGGCCAATCTGGCTCCAAGAAATCTTCGTGGCGTTGAAAGCCAAGGAATGATTCTGATGACGACAAATCCAGAAGGAAAACTCGTTTTTGTAAATCCGGATGCTGAAGCCGGTAACGGGGAAACTATAAATTAATAAACTTCAACTTTTTTTCTACGACCCTGGCAGGGTTTTAAACCCTGCCAGGGTCGTAGAAAAGGATTACTAAAAAATGAATATAAAAGTAATTGCTTTCGACGCAGACGACACCCTATTTGTAAACGAGCCTTATTTTCAGGAAACAGAAGAAAAGTTCTGCGCCTTGATGCAGGACTATCTATCCCATCAGGGATTATCCCAGGAATTGTTTCGGGTAGAAATCCAGAATCTTTCCTTATATGGTTATGGAATCAAAGGATATATCCTTTCCATGATTGAAGCTGCCATGAAAATTTCAAACAAGACCATCAGCGTTGATGTCATTGAAAAAATCATTGAATACGGCAAAGAATTGCTTCAAAAACCTATAGAACTGCTTGATGGAGTTGAAGAAACATTACAAGCCCTGCACGGAAAATACAAACTGGTTGTTGCCACAAAAGGTGATTTGCTTGACCAACGTCGTAAATTGCATAATTCAGGACTGGGACATTATTTCCACCATATTGAAGTTATGTCAGACAAACAGGAAAAAGATTATCACGACCTGCTGAACCGATTGGAAATAAAACCCCAGGAATTTTTCATGATTGGGAATTCCTTAAAATCAGACGTATTACCTGTATTGGGAATAGGAGGACATGCCGTACATATCCCTTTCCATACGACCTGGGCACATGAAAAAATAGACCACAAAGTAGAACACAAAAATTTCAAGGCTTTGGACAAGATTACCGAGGTTCTGCCTATTTTGCTATAATTAAAATACAACAGCACCTGTGCTGAAAACATAATGAAAA
This portion of the Flavobacterium lindanitolerans genome encodes:
- a CDS encoding HAD family hydrolase — translated: MNIKVIAFDADDTLFVNEPYFQETEEKFCALMQDYLSHQGLSQELFRVEIQNLSLYGYGIKGYILSMIEAAMKISNKTISVDVIEKIIEYGKELLQKPIELLDGVEETLQALHGKYKLVVATKGDLLDQRRKLHNSGLGHYFHHIEVMSDKQEKDYHDLLNRLEIKPQEFFMIGNSLKSDVLPVLGIGGHAVHIPFHTTWAHEKIDHKVEHKNFKALDKITEVLPILL